One region of Ahniella affigens genomic DNA includes:
- the moaB gene encoding molybdenum cofactor biosynthesis protein B yields MSLSIAVLTISDTRGLAEDRSGDLLVAKLTEAGHRLADRELLPDDRFLLRAKVSNWLIDPSVDVILTTGGTGFTGRDTTPEALLPLFDKVIEGFGELFRQLSFAEIGASTIQSRAVAGIANGRIVFCLPGSSGACRLAFDQIIRPQLDATTKPCNLAVLRERFLER; encoded by the coding sequence ATGAGCCTGTCGATTGCTGTGCTGACGATCTCCGATACCCGAGGGCTGGCTGAAGATCGCTCGGGTGATCTGTTGGTGGCGAAACTGACCGAAGCGGGGCATCGCCTGGCTGATCGCGAGTTGCTGCCGGATGACCGATTTCTGCTGCGCGCGAAGGTGTCGAACTGGCTGATCGATCCGTCGGTTGATGTGATCCTGACGACGGGCGGCACCGGGTTCACCGGTCGCGATACCACGCCTGAAGCGCTGCTGCCGTTGTTCGACAAGGTCATTGAGGGCTTCGGTGAGTTGTTTCGGCAACTCAGTTTTGCCGAGATTGGTGCATCGACGATTCAGTCACGGGCGGTCGCCGGCATCGCGAACGGTCGCATTGTGTTCTGCTTGCCGGGATCGAGTGGTGCCTGCCGCTTGGCCTTCGATCAGATCATCCGGCCACAGCTCGATGCGACCACTAAGCCGTGTAATCTGGCCGTGCTGCGTGAGCGGTTCCTGGAGCGTTGA